Proteins from a genomic interval of Colletotrichum higginsianum IMI 349063 chromosome 6, whole genome shotgun sequence:
- a CDS encoding IFRD domain-containing protein yields the protein MHDLRLKVLRESGKTVSKKARSRPESARASMRNSPNVSPGHSQINSPAHSHAGSRYASEEEGSDDEYDDNMTMSTLSNGSETAMDEATEAAWTQLLQDRIVELQDRKRTNTKIRETTLMSYLHLVKHHYGGRQITNSLTEIVTALMKNIRSGGGSLERLMSLQSLTATLLTVPSDAFFEDIYPQLEKTLEDDDNNDVKAAAIWAMAITAMYGGGGEDAASEFLEYLVTIVESDGEAIGAADSGDVVTSALEAWAFVASQMDDISENVYSAIDAFVEQLDSTDVDVQASAGFNIAFIFEVAREQEEETGEPMNLQYDPKKLIARMAEASKPSVKQTARRDRRHLRKQFASIVSSLEHGKGPGFSSAGRPAFNPHTGGTKVDPRSGGRGDDDDDMRGFGYREKLRLGSSVVLIDSWSLMARVEAAKTVLGGGLPTHFNDNPTVAELLGGAETEESVGQTYALNPKGAKKMKR from the coding sequence ATGCACGACTTGCGTCTCAAGGTTCTCCGCGAAAGCGGCAAGACAGTTTCGAAGAAGGCGCGATCTCGTCCCGAGTCCGCGCGAGCCTCGATGAGAAACTCGCCCAATGTGTCTCCCGGCCACTCCCAGATTAACTCGCCAGCCCACTCGCACGCCGGCAGCCGTTATGCctccgaggaggagggcagTGACGACGAGTACGACGACAACATGACTATGAGCACGCTCTCCAACGGATCAGAGACTGCGATGGACGAGGCCACTGAAGCAGCATGGACGCAACTCCTCCAGGACCGCATTGTCGAGCTGCAAGATCGGAAGCGAACGAATACCAAGATTCGCGAGACCACGCTCATGTCGTACCTGCATCTTGTCAAGCACCACTATGGCGGCCGTCAAATCACCAACTCACTGACCGAGATCGTCACGGCCTTGATGAAGAACATTAGATCCGGAGGCGGCTCCCTTGAACGCCTCATGTCGCTTCAGTCCCTCACGGCCACGCTGCTCACTGTTCCTTCAGACGCGTTTTTCGAAGATATATACCCACAACTCGAGAAGACCCTAGAGGACGATGACAATAATgacgtcaaggccgccgccatctgGGCTATGGCCATCACAGCAATGtatggcggcggcggcgaggacgcaGCGAGCGAGTTCCTCGAATACCTCGTCACCATTGTGGAAAGCGACGGAGAGGCTATCGGAGCAGCGGAcagcggcgacgtcgtcacGTCCGCGCTCGAGGCCTGGGCTTTCGTCGCCAGCCAGATGGACGACATCAGCGAGAACGTTTACTCGGCCATCGACGCCTTCGTGGAGCAGCTCGACAGCACGGATGTCGATGTGCAGGCGAGCGCTGGCTTCAACATCGCCTTCATTTTCGAGGTCGCGCGGGAACAAGAAGAGGAGACTGGCGAGCCGATGAACCTGCAATATGACCCGAAGAAGCTCATTGCACGTATGGCCGAGGCTTCCAAGCCATCGGTGAAGCAGACGGCACGAAGAGACAGGAGACATCTGCGCAAGCAGTTTGCCAGCATCGTCTCGTCTCTAGAGCACGGAAAGGGACCCGGGTTCTCTAGCGCCGGACGGCCAGCCTTCAATCCCCACACTGGCGGCACCAAGGTCGACCCACGATCGGGCGGCAGaggtgacgatgatgacgacatGCGTGGCTTCGGGTACCGCGAGAAGCTGCGTCTGGGTTCTTCCGTGGTGTTGATCGACTCATGGTCACTTATGGCTCGAGTTGAGGCGGCGAAAACCGTcctgggaggggggttgcCCACCCACTTCAACGACAACCCTACCGTGGCagagcttctcggcggcgccgagacgGAAGAGTCAGTTGGACAGACGTACGCATTGAATCCTAAAGGTGCTAAGAAAATGAAAAGATAG
- a CDS encoding Short-chain dehydrogenase/reductase SDR: MAPVVLILGAGRNIGAGVAAHFSAAGYSVAVVTRSFPTPSPSPDPETGYLRIRADLSDVAQVRDTFAQARKHFGKAPRVVVYNAAALTPPPDAENLFSLPVEQVEADLRLMNSGAWVAAGEAVSGWTEDAEEGAKGRFIYTGNLLNAIPLPVPLLVSLGIGKNAAWSWVSVADAVYKEKKGWRFFYADERKADGSSIGNVPDAESNGKFYVELAEGAKDLPSTVTFVDGKYQKF, encoded by the exons ATGGCACCCGTTGTTCTCATTCTCGGTGCCGGTCgcaacatcggcgccggcgtcgccgcccacttcTCCGCCGCGGGCTACtctgtcgccgtcgtcacccgTAGCTTCCCCACTCCGTCCCCCTCTCCGGACCCGGAGACGGGCTACCTCCGCATCCGTGCAGACCTGTCCGACGTTGCGCAGGTCCGGGACACCTTCGCGCAGGCCCGGAAGCACTTCGGCAAGGCGCCGCGCGTCGTAGTGTACAACGCCGCGGcattgacgccgccgcccgacgccgagaacctGTTCAGCCTGCCCGTAGAGCAGGTGGAGGCGGACCTGCGGCTGATGAACTCGGGCGCGTGGGTCGCCGCGGGGGAGGCCGTCAGCGGATGGAccgaggacgcggaggaGGGCGCGAAGGGTCGCTTCATCTACACGGGGAACCTGCTGAACGCGATCCCGCTGCCAGTGCCGCTCCTGGTCTCCTTGGGTATCGGGAAGAACGCGGCTTGGTCGTGGGTCAGCGTCGCCGATGCGGTGtacaaggagaagaagggctgGAG GTTCTTCTATGCCGACGAGAGGAAGGCGGACGGGAGCAGCATTGGTAATGTTCCTGATGCCGAATCCAACGGCAAATTCTACGTGGAGCTTGCCGAGGGCGCGAAAGACCTGCCGTCGACTGTCACTTTCGTCGATGGCAAGTACCAAAAGTTCTAA